One stretch of Kwoniella pini CBS 10737 chromosome 3, complete sequence DNA includes these proteins:
- a CDS encoding NADH-ubiquinone oxidoreductase 49 kDa subunit, whose product MIRNLRPIIRNVSSSSSSKSQFRLISNSTLRSMATPAVEPSPVRAHSVEELHSLSAEEILKEGTSRKDAQMRHFTVNFGPQHPAAHGVLRLILELNGEEILRADPHIGLLHRGTEKLIEYKNYTQALPYFDRLDYVSMMTNELSYTLAVEKLLNIEVPERAKWIRTLFGEITRVLNHLMAVLTHAMDVGALTPFLWGFEEREKLMEFYERVSGARMHAAYIRPGGVAFDLPHGMLDDIFKWATQFSSRVDEIEEVVTGNRIWKGRTIGIGTVTAQQALDYSFSGVMLRGSGVPWDIRKVAPYDAYDKVEFDIPVGKNGDCYDRYLCRVQEFRESLRIIDQCLNKMPTGAVKVDDHKIVPPPRASMKESMEALIHHFKIFSEGYTVPPGETYSSIEAPKGEMGVYLVSDGSNRPYKCKIRAPGFAHLQGSDFMMRHQFLPDAVAIIGTMDLVFGEVDR is encoded by the exons atgattAGAAATTTAAGACCAATAATTCGAAAtgtatcatcttcatcttcttcaaaatctcaATTTAGattaatatcaaattcaactttgagATCTATGGCTACTCCTGCTGTTGAACCTAGTCCAGTTAGAGCTCATTCTGTAGAAGA ATTACATAGTTTATCGGCTGAAGagattttaaaagaaggtaCATCAAGGAAAGATGCTCAAATGAGACATTTCACAG TTAATTTTGGTCCTCAACATCCTGCTGCTCATGGTGTGCTTCGATTGATTCTCGAATTGAACGGAGAA gaaATTTTACGTGCCGATCCTCATATTGGATTATTACATAGAGGTActgaaaaattaattgaatataaAAATTATACTCAAGCTTTACCATATTTCGATCGATTAGATTATGTATCTATGA TGACCAACGAGTTATCGTATACACTTGCTGTTGAGAAATTGTTAAATATCGAAGTTCCCGAAAGAGCTAAATGGATTAGAACGTTATTCGGAGAGATCACTCGTGTTCTTAATCATTTGATGGCTGTTTTGAC CCACGCGATGGATGTTGGTGCACTTACACCATTCTTATGGGGTTTCgaagaaagagagaaaTTAATGGAATTTTATGAAAGAGTTTCAGGTGCTAGAATGCACGCTGCATATATAAGACCTGGTGGTGTAgcttttgatttacctcATGGAATGTTAgatgatattttcaaatggGCAACTCAATTTTCAAGTAGAgtagatgaaattgaagaagttgtaACTGGAAATAGAATTTGGAAAGGTAGAAcaattggaattggtaCTGTTACAGCTCAACAAGCTTTAGATTATAGTTTCTCTGGTGTTATGTTAAGAGGTTCAGGTGTACCATGGGATATCAG aaaAGTAGCACCATATGACGCATatgataaagttgaatttgatattccaGTTGGAAAAAATGGTGATTGTTATGATAGATATTTATGTCGAGTACAAGAATTTAGAGAATCTTTAAGAATTATTGATCAATGTTTAAATAAAATGCCAACTGGTGCAGTAAAAGTTGATGATCATAAAATTGTACCACCACCTAGAGCAAGTATGAAAGAAAGTATGGAAGctttaattcatcatttcaaa ATCTTTTCAGAAGGTTATACTGTACCTCCAGGTGAAACttattcttcaattgaagcACCAAAAGGTGAAATGGGTGTTTATTTAGTTTCAGATGGTTCAAATAGACCTTATAAATGTAAAATTAGAGCACCAGGATTTGCACATTTACAAGGTTCTGATTTTATGATGAGACATCAATTTTTACCTGATGCTGTAGCTATTATAGGTACAATGGATTTAGTATTTGGTGAAGTGGATCGATAA